Proteins encoded by one window of Anoplopoma fimbria isolate UVic2021 breed Golden Eagle Sablefish chromosome 23, Afim_UVic_2022, whole genome shotgun sequence:
- the LOC129112714 gene encoding LOW QUALITY PROTEIN: uncharacterized protein LOC129112714 (The sequence of the model RefSeq protein was modified relative to this genomic sequence to represent the inferred CDS: deleted 8 bases in 4 codons), which produces PPFSPLPPPPPPPSPPPPLLPPPSPSSPPPPSSPPPFSPPPPPLPSPLPPPPSPPLFFSPPPPPPPSPPPPPPFSPPPPLSSPPPSPTLPPPSLFSPPPPPPPPPSPHFLPPFSPPPPSPPPPFSPSPPPLSPPPPHFLLSPSSPSPPFPPLSPPPLPPPPPFSPPPPSPLPLLPPFSPPPPLSSPPPPPLLLSPPPPPPLPSSPPSPPSPLLPPTLLLLLPPLLPPPPFSPPSPLLLPLPPPFLPPPFSPPPPSPPPSPFSPPPFPPSPFSPPPPPHFSPPPFSPPFSPPPFSPPPPSPPPPFSPPPPPFSPPPPPPSPPPPLPPIPSPPPPPPPLSPPPPPFLLPPFSPPPFLLLLPPFSPPPFSPPLPLFSSPPFSPPPPSPPPPFLPLPPPPPPLPPPPPPTLSPP; this is translated from the exons cccccattttctcctcttcctccccctcctcctcccccctctcctcccccccccctcctcccccccccctccccctcttctcctcctccaccctcttctcctccccccttttctcctccccctccccccctcccctcccccctcccccctcccccctcccccccactcttcttctccccccctcctcctcctccccc ttctcctcctccccccccccccttttctcctcccccccct ctctcctctccccctccctcccccactcttccccctccatcccttttctccccccctcctcctcctccccctcccccctccccccatttcctcccccccttttctcctcctccccc ttctcctcctcccccattttctccttctcctccccccctttctcctccccccccccattttctcctctccccctcctccccctccccccctttcccccccctctcccccccccccctccctcctcccccacccttttctcctccccccccctctcctctccccctcctcccccccttttctcctcccccccctctctcctccccccctcctccccccctcctcctctccccccctcctcccccccccctcccctcctcccccccctcccccccctcccctctcctcccccccactcttctcctcctcctccccccccttctccctcctcccccattttctcctccctcccccctcctcctccccctcccccccccttttctccctcccccattttctcctccccccccttctcctcctccatcccccttttctcctccccctttccccccctcccccttttctcctcctcctcccccccacttttctcctcccccattttctccccccttttctcctccccctttctctcctcctccccct tctcctcctccccccttttctcctcctcccccccccttttctcctccccccccccccccctctcctccccctcctctcccccccatcccctcc ccccctcctcctcctcccccactttctcctcctcctcccccttttctcctccccccattttctcctcccccttttctcctcctcctcccccccttttctcctccccccttttctcctcccctcccccttttctcctcccccccattttctcctcctccccct tctcctcctcccccttttctccccctcccccctcctccccctcccctcccccctcctcctccccccactctttctcctcct
- the mansc1 gene encoding MANSC domain-containing protein 1, whose translation MTPPANTLLPSWTALLLLLMMMTSLPVSAVEPETCFSRQHQSAIVNVRQALNRPTTVMDARVVRTERDCVLACCSEDVKPGAKCNMAVFNADKHDGDDNCFLFHCQTEQDCPLMKAQDGINTYDIYKGLIHPSTVRPVTMTTTTEQTTTTSTTPAPTTPPTTQPTTTTTTTQSTTTTPPTTTTAPTTTTAPTTTPTTTTQAPATTTAPPPIIIIIATMPPVAPAPTSTSTSTTTSATTTAKTTTTAASTTTTTAAMKKPNKPIKKQNKSTKKVKPHPLTSTRPTQSSTTSTRPTQSSTTSTRPMQSSTTSTRPTQSSTTSTRPMQSSTTSTRPTQSSTTSTRPTQSSTTSLPVVTANRKAAPRTTQKPQGGCRVGGAGAVKSGVVAFMVLGLAVLTLALAVGGRKAMESFDRRHYTRLELNDLHYEV comes from the exons ATGACTCCTCCAGCGAACACCCTCCTCCCATCGTGgacggcgctgctgctgctgctgatgatgatgacatcacttcctgtgtcgGCCGTGGAGCCGGAGACGTGTTTCTCCAGACAGCACCAGAGCGCCATCGTGAACGTCAGACAGGCGTTGAACCGGCCGACCACGGTGATGGACGCCCGCGTGGTCCGGACGGAGAGAGACTGTGTCCTCGCCTGCTGCTCAGAGGACGTGAAACCAG GCGCTAAATGCAACATGGCCGTGTTCAACGCCGACAAACACGACGGAGACGATAACTGCTTCCTGTTCCACTGTCAGACGGAGCAGGACTGTCCTCTGATGAAGGCTCAGGACGGGATCAACACCTACGACATCTACAAAG GTTTGATTCATCCGTCCACAGTGAGACCTGTAACCATGACGACCACCACGGAACagaccaccaccacctccaccacaccGGCCCCAACTACACCACCAACCACACAacccaccaccacaacaaccaccacacaaagtacaacaacaacaccaccaaccACAACCACGGCTCCAACCACAACCACGGCTCCAACCACGACACCAACCACCACCACGCAGGCTCCCGCCACCACAACAGCACCTCcacccatcatcatcatcatcgccacGATGCCTCCAGTAGCTCCAgcacccacctccacctccacctccaccaccacctccgcCACCACCACAGCTAAAACCACCACAACAGCAGCttctacaactacaactactgcTGCCATGAAGAAGCCAAACAAACCcatcaaaaagcaaaacaaatcaacCAAGAAAGTGAAGCCTCATCCGCTCACATCCACCCGGCCTACGCAGAGCTCCACCACATCCACCCGGCCTACGCAGAGCTCCACCACATCCACCCGGCCTATGCAGAGCTCCACCACATCCACCCGGCCTACGCAGAGCTCCACCACATCCACCCGGCCTATGCAGAGCTCCACCACATCCACCCGGCCTACGCAGAGCTCCACCACATCCACCCGGCCTACGCAGAGCTCCAccacatcacttcctgttgtcaCGGCCAATAGGAAGGCTGCACCAAGAACTACCCAGAAACCACA GGGCGGCTGCAGGGTCGGCGGCGCGGGGGCGGTGAAGAGCGGCGTGGTGGCGTTCATGGTGCTGGGGCTCGCCGTGCTCACGCTGGCTCTGGCCGTCGGCGGCCGGAAGGCGATGGAGTCCTTCGACAGACGGCACTACACCCGACTGGAGCTCAACGACCTCCACTACGAGGTGTGA
- the c23h11orf98 gene encoding uncharacterized protein C11orf98 homolog, whose amino-acid sequence MPPCGKINRPKTELANNVFKRRRVLSREKRKRHLIVGAIVDQGLITVHHLKKRKSSQRANITLSGKKKRKLIKQLQHMQQEKADMEAEAATAQKKKQDSSSAPTQKKKQQKKKKTSADGSQEDVDMQDME is encoded by the exons ATGCCTCCATGTGGAAAAATCAACAGACCGAAAACG GAACTCGCTAACAACGTTTTCAAGCGTCGCCGAGTTCTGAGccgagagaagaggaagagacatCTGATCGTCGGAGCGATAGTGGACCAGGGTCTCATCACCGTCCACCACCTGAAGAAGAGGAA GTCGAGCCAGCGAGCGAACATCACGCTGTCTGGAAAGAAGAAACGGAAGCTGAtcaaacagctgcagcacaTGCAGCAGGAGAAGGCCGATATGGAAG CCGaagcagcaacagcacagaagaagaagcaggacTCGTCATCGGCTccaacacagaagaagaagcagcagaagaagaagaagacgagcGCGGATGGATCTCAGGAGGACGTGGATATGCAGGACATGGAGTGA
- the pthlha gene encoding parathyroid hormone-like hormone a, which produces MFCSRRVLQQWCLAVFLLCSPVPHFGRPIDALSSRIKRSVTHAQLMHDKGRTLQDFKRRMWLQELLDEVHTAEIRDLPARTAGGGGGSSGAGVGLPGVGLGINLSTTGSTLHSKPPGGTKNLPISFRLEEEEGTNLPQETNKSQTYKDGVLKAPGKKKKKGRSGKRREGDKRKRRARSLGWRLEEQPGSGLHLEWRSLLGLQRALL; this is translated from the exons ATGTTCTGCTCCAGGAGAGTCCTCCAGCAGTGGTGCCTGGCCGTcttcctgctctgctctccGGTTCCTCACTTCGGACGGCCCATCGACGCCCTGAGCAGCAGAAT AAAGCGTTCAGTGACTCACGCTCAGCTGATGCACGACAAAGGCCGGACGCTGCAGGACTTTAAGCGTCGCATGTGGCTGCAGGAGCTTCTGGACGAGGTCCACACGGCGGAGATACGAGACCTCCCGGCCCGGACCGCCGGAGGAGGCGGGGGCAGCAGCGGCGCCGGCGTCGGGCTGCCGGGCGTCGGCCTGGGCATCAACCTGAGCACCACCGGCAGCACCCTGCACTCCAAACCCCCCGGAGGAACCAAGAACCTCCCTATCAGCTTccggctggaggaggaggagggaaccAACCTGCCGCAGGAGACCAACAAGTCCCAGACCTACAAGGACGGCGTGCTGAAAGCGCCcggcaagaagaagaagaaagggaggtccgggaagaggagggagggagacaagaggaagaggagggcgcGTTCGTTGGGCTGGAGGCTGGAGGAGCAACCTGGGAGTGGACTCCACCTGGAGTGGAGGTCTCTGCTCGGCCTGCAGAGGGCACTGCTGTAA